A single region of the Elizabethkingia sp. JS20170427COW genome encodes:
- a CDS encoding SH3 domain-containing protein, translated as MGALQDKYASVVIAAQNAGISGLQVQEQDGILYISGSAANTNAKDAVWNALGAIDATYSASDININVQVSGLTPGTSLKVITESSNLNLRQEPSTEAAVVGKAAHGSMVSLVEQSNSEWWKIKNAEGVEGYAYARYLQA; from the coding sequence ATGGGAGCATTACAAGACAAATATGCAAGTGTAGTAATAGCCGCTCAAAATGCTGGCATTTCAGGACTACAAGTACAAGAGCAAGATGGTATTTTATACATCTCAGGATCTGCAGCAAATACCAATGCTAAAGATGCCGTTTGGAATGCATTAGGAGCTATAGACGCTACCTATTCTGCATCTGATATCAATATCAATGTACAAGTAAGTGGGCTTACTCCTGGTACTAGTCTAAAGGTTATTACTGAATCTAGTAATCTTAACTTAAGGCAAGAACCTTCCACAGAAGCAGCTGTAGTTGGTAAAGCAGCGCATGGCTCAATGGTTTCTTTAGTAGAACAATCTAATAGCGAATGGTGGAAAATAAAGAATGCCGAGGGTGTAGAAGGCTATGCTTATGCTAGATATCTACAAGCTTAG
- a CDS encoding BrxA/BrxB family bacilliredoxin, which yields MYPAELVLPLKAELTEKGFEDLTTPEAVAQALKKEGTTLLMINSVCGCAAGAARPGAIVSLNTEKTPDHLATVFAGFDIDAVAEARKFLAPFPPSSPCIALFKDGELVHMLERHHIEGNPAEAIAANLQAAYEEYC from the coding sequence ATGTATCCAGCAGAACTAGTATTACCTCTAAAAGCAGAACTTACCGAAAAGGGCTTTGAAGACCTTACCACTCCTGAGGCAGTAGCACAAGCCTTAAAAAAAGAAGGAACAACATTATTGATGATTAACTCTGTATGTGGTTGTGCAGCAGGTGCAGCAAGACCAGGAGCAATTGTTTCTTTAAATACTGAAAAAACTCCAGATCACCTTGCAACAGTTTTTGCAGGTTTTGATATTGATGCAGTAGCAGAAGCTAGAAAATTCTTAGCTCCATTCCCACCATCATCTCCATGTATTGCATTGTTCAAAGATGGAGAGCTGGTACACATGTTAGAGCGTCACCATATTGAAGGAAACCCTGCAGAAGCAATCGCAGCTAACCTTCAAGCAGCTTATGAAGAATATTGCTAA
- a CDS encoding discoidin domain-containing protein has product MKKSMLPKIGMVKRLNKSNGFTKFDMLITKDGKTWETYKTRLTFDQTTTSEQFFKLDEPMNLRGVKIVMTEGVSKFAYLAEFKAYTIQ; this is encoded by the coding sequence ATGAAGAAATCTATGTTACCAAAAATAGGAATGGTTAAAAGATTGAATAAATCCAACGGATTTACAAAATTCGATATGTTAATTACCAAAGATGGAAAAACATGGGAAACTTATAAAACTAGACTTACTTTTGACCAGACAACCACTTCTGAACAATTCTTTAAATTGGATGAACCAATGAATTTGAGGGGAGTGAAAATCGTAATGACAGAAGGTGTTTCTAAGTTTGCTTATTTAGCAGAATTTAAAGCTTATACCATTCAGTAA
- a CDS encoding GatB/YqeY domain-containing protein codes for MSLETTVMAAMKTAMKKKDKVALDSLRAIKAQIILLKTEVKGAEVSEEQEIAILQRMVKQRKDSYKQFKDQGREDLAEVEEAQMKVIEKFLPAQLSAEELEAEIQKIIAEVGATSAKELGKVMGVASKALAGKSDGKSISGMAKKLLA; via the coding sequence ATGAGCTTAGAAACCACAGTAATGGCTGCGATGAAAACAGCAATGAAAAAAAAAGATAAAGTAGCTTTGGACTCTCTTCGTGCCATAAAAGCACAAATTATTTTGTTAAAAACAGAAGTAAAGGGAGCTGAGGTGAGTGAAGAGCAAGAAATCGCTATTCTACAAAGAATGGTAAAACAACGTAAGGACTCTTACAAGCAATTTAAAGACCAAGGAAGAGAGGATCTTGCAGAGGTTGAAGAAGCCCAAATGAAGGTGATTGAAAAATTTCTACCCGCACAACTTTCAGCAGAAGAATTGGAAGCTGAAATACAAAAAATTATAGCAGAAGTAGGAGCAACTTCTGCAAAAGAATTAGGAAAAGTAATGGGAGTAGCGTCTAAAGCTTTGGCAGGTAAGTCAGATGGGAAAAGCATCTCAGGAATGGCTAAAAAACTATTAGCCTAA
- the ftsZ gene encoding cell division protein FtsZ: protein MEDTNRQGFQFDLPKGNSAIIKVIGVGGGGNNALKHMYERGIHGVDFVICNTDAQTLNNNPVSNKVQLGTSLTEGLGAGADPEVGEQAAIESIDDIKSSMGQNTKMVFITAGMGGGTGTGAAPVIAKVAKEMGILTVGIVTVPFSFEGKRRLEQAENGLDKLRSNVDSLIVINNDKLRQQFGNLGFKSGFSKADEVLTNAAKGMAEVITGYFDVNIDFRDAKSVLQNSGTALMSNGLASGENKAEEAVKKALDSPLLNDNKITGAKNVLLLIRSGKEEVTMDEIGIIMDHIQEEAGNTADIIFGVGTDEELGDAVSVLVIATGFAKDNQKNTGHTEKTVISLETEKPVEKKESPFKSTLFSDELIPETPEGGETKNFFRLDDDEDEFSSGFPMNSSEGSHPSFQTQEEQVESHVWTKEEDFGGESWKLENDESDINLQIYTKKEEANDFQFSGDLIEEDKPVSVSFNISESNTSNQETEAPSSSDSFEKTFEDEEVVILKKTQEEFRIVDKTPTEDQRRIEERRNKLREFNSRFSNAEAENMFENIPAFKRKNINLDLEQNASDQKINNYLSQDKDQMNLKENRFLNKDVD from the coding sequence AATCTGTAATACAGATGCACAAACCCTTAATAATAATCCTGTATCGAATAAAGTTCAGTTAGGAACTTCCCTTACCGAAGGTTTAGGAGCTGGAGCTGATCCAGAAGTAGGTGAACAAGCTGCTATCGAGAGTATAGATGATATCAAATCTTCCATGGGACAAAATACCAAAATGGTATTTATCACCGCTGGTATGGGAGGTGGTACTGGTACTGGTGCAGCACCTGTTATTGCAAAAGTCGCTAAGGAAATGGGTATCCTTACCGTAGGGATTGTTACGGTTCCATTTAGTTTTGAAGGTAAAAGAAGGCTAGAACAAGCTGAAAATGGTTTGGATAAATTAAGAAGCAATGTAGATTCTCTTATTGTTATTAATAATGATAAACTGCGTCAACAATTCGGAAATTTAGGATTCAAGTCTGGTTTCTCTAAAGCCGATGAGGTGTTAACTAATGCAGCCAAAGGTATGGCTGAGGTAATTACAGGTTACTTTGATGTAAACATAGACTTTAGAGATGCTAAATCTGTACTTCAAAATTCAGGAACTGCGTTAATGTCCAATGGGCTAGCTTCTGGCGAGAACAAAGCCGAAGAAGCTGTTAAAAAAGCACTAGATTCGCCATTATTAAATGATAATAAAATTACAGGAGCTAAAAATGTATTGCTCCTTATCAGAAGTGGTAAAGAAGAAGTTACCATGGATGAAATTGGTATTATTATGGACCATATCCAAGAAGAGGCCGGGAATACAGCCGATATTATCTTTGGGGTAGGTACCGATGAAGAATTAGGAGATGCTGTTAGTGTACTTGTAATTGCAACAGGATTTGCAAAAGATAATCAGAAAAATACAGGACATACTGAAAAAACAGTAATTAGTTTAGAAACGGAAAAACCTGTTGAAAAAAAAGAATCTCCTTTTAAAAGCACCTTGTTTTCAGATGAGTTAATACCTGAGACCCCAGAGGGGGGAGAAACAAAGAACTTTTTCAGATTAGATGATGACGAAGACGAATTTTCTTCAGGATTCCCAATGAATAGTTCAGAAGGCTCTCATCCATCGTTCCAAACTCAAGAAGAACAAGTAGAATCTCATGTTTGGACTAAAGAAGAGGATTTCGGAGGGGAGTCATGGAAGCTTGAAAATGACGAAAGTGATATCAATCTGCAAATTTATACAAAGAAAGAAGAGGCAAATGACTTCCAATTTTCAGGGGACCTTATAGAAGAGGATAAGCCTGTTTCAGTTTCTTTTAATATTTCAGAATCTAATACTAGCAATCAAGAAACAGAAGCACCAAGTAGCTCGGATTCTTTTGAAAAAACTTTTGAGGATGAAGAAGTAGTGATCTTGAAAAAGACTCAAGAAGAATTTAGGATAGTAGATAAAACTCCTACAGAAGATCAAAGAAGGATAGAAGAGCGTAGAAACAAACTTAGAGAATTCAATTCTAGATTTTCTAATGCTGAAGCCGAGAATATGTTTGAAAATATTCCTGCTTTTAAAAGAAAAAACATCAATCTTGATTTAGAACAAAACGCATCCGACCAAAAGATTAATAATTATCTTTCTCAAGATAAAGATCAAATGAATCTTAAGGAAAATCGTTTTTTAAATAAAGATGTAGATTAA